DNA sequence from the Coffea arabica cultivar ET-39 chromosome 11c, Coffea Arabica ET-39 HiFi, whole genome shotgun sequence genome:
GGATTTACAGCAGTCAACCTGCGAAAGTTTGACTGTTGGGACTAGCCAACAGCTAATATTGCAGTAAGTCGAGAAGAATTCGTGTTCTCTATCAATATATGCTTCTGTTTTCAATTCAACTTAAAATGCTGAGCTGATAATTGTTTTTGACAAGCATTATATAGCTGACAACAGCAATCTATTTATCAGGAGAGCATGGCAGCAAAGGCCTCCTTGTCTTAGGCCTATTCACTCTTGCGCATCTGGTAATTTTAGAACTTCATGTGTATTTTTTAATCAATGGTATTGCGGTGCATGCTTCCTtgaactttgattttttttttcttttctaaaactTTTATTTCTGTATTTTAGGTGATAAGACTATTGTAGAGAGGATAGCTAATGTGCTTACATCACTTCCTTTTATTGCTCTTGGGCTTCAGGCACCAAGGTAGAGGCTTTCCCTTAATCCTGCATGTGTTTGGTGGATAAATGTGTATACTATATTATGTGAGTAATTCGGCTTTTGGGATGTTACAACAAAATCCATCCCCCAAATGAACAGAACAGAAACAGTGAGGGGTCTGGGAGGTTGAAGATAATGGTTGAGACCTAAATGCTTTTTGCTGATGATGCAGGAAGAATCTAAACTGTAAACTTTATGCCAATTCCTTAATTGGAGTAGGGCTTGCCTCCAGCTTGTACCATGCTTCGAGAGGAAAACTAAGGAAATATCTGAGATGGGCTGACTACACAATGATAGCCACAACAACAGTGGTATGCCATGACTATATAGTTGTCTTTGGATGTATGCATTATATTTGCTAGAGTTCCGTAAGTTGAATCGAGTAGAATAAATTTGTTCAGCCTTCAGTATCAATACTTCCatctaagaaaattttcttggcATAGAAACATAGTGGACAAGTACATGCAAATTGTGGCAGATTGGTTTTCTAATCCATCAGAAAGTAATAAGTGGATGTTTTGAAACCTTTGGAGTGTCCTTGGATATTTTCTATGTGCCATTGCCTTTGTCAGGGGCATCAAAAATTCTGACAGACTAATTTTTTGACATTCACAGCATCCCTCTGTTATTCCCCCCCTTAAGTTACATGCCTTTAAATTGTTCtgtcttttttctttaattttaagAATTAGTGGCTTGCAACAGCATCAACATGACCATTTCTTCTACTTATTGTAATTTGTCCTTTTGATTGAGTGTATCTGCTCAGCCTGTCTGTGTCTCCAGTTTAAAAAAGTTTACTTTCTAAATATGCATCACTGGATGTCTGTGAATTCAGAACATGTATGCTCTAATTTATCCTGGATTTTCATCTCTTATTTTTGTACTATAATACCTTGCTGAATGTCTTAACATATAATGACAAGCTTGTATCCTGCAATGATGACTTGACTAAGTAAGGCTGATAACAGAAATTATCAGATTACGTTATATGTAACAATGACTTTCTTGTGTGTCTATTTGGAAAAGAAGCTTTTGACTCAGGTATTCTGCACTCGTCTAGCAGCTAAATAGGGTGAGCAACTTGCTTcacaaagggaaagggaaagatattaaaaactaaaaaaaatctaatcaTTGATTTTATGGACCTTTGCCTTTTTGCTGACAAGTTactcaaaggaaaagagaacTCTTGTGCTTAGATATGTCCACTCATACAGCATATTGGTTTAATGCAGCTCACCATGCATTGTTTGAtttgttgcttttcactttaTCTCTAGCATGAGGAACAGAGGAAATGGAAAGATTAGGATATTCCTGTTGTATAAAAAGTAGCGTTCGATTGCAGTTTGTATTTTTTCTGCTACAAGTTCAGTTAGGTTGATTCAATACCTGTAAGAATTTCTCAATAGTATTTATCCCAAGCATTTTCTAGATGCTAGCTAACCAGTAAACCTTCATTGAATAACCTAGATCTGGATTACATTTTAC
Encoded proteins:
- the LOC113717158 gene encoding uncharacterized protein isoform X2, giving the protein MSDQSALMPIKALEGIHGVQLVPNSPFTFEVIKHEDLQQSTCESLTVGTSQQLILQRAWQQRPPCLRPIHSCASGDKTIVERIANVLTSLPFIALGLQAPRKNLNCKLYANSLIGVGLASSLYHASRGKLRKYLRWADYTMIATTTVCLSSALRTENPKLLMAASAVFLPIQPLMVSAVHTGMMEHYSGCGSPIVELQKTISSS